One segment of Dolichospermum sp. DET69 DNA contains the following:
- the mdh gene encoding malate dehydrogenase: MSYSPSSPIVYNSPRVTIVGAGRVGSTLAQRIAQKNLADVVLLDIVDGMPQGLALDLLEARGIESHNRQISGTINYADTANSNIVVITAGFPRKPGMSRDDLLKVNAKIVVNAAKNAIAHSPNAIFIVVTNPLDVMTYLTWQTTGLPKSRVMGMAGVLDSARFATFVALELGVLPADVKAMVLGSHGDLMVPLSRYATVNGIPITELLSQETIDNLVARTRNSGAEIVELMQTGGAFFAPASATCMMVQSILLNESRLLPMAAYVQGEYGLNDVVIGVPCFLGNEGIRKIVEVNINDQERAALQTSAESVRGNITRALEILETSK; encoded by the coding sequence ATGTCTTATTCTCCCTCTTCCCCAATTGTTTATAATTCTCCTCGTGTGACTATTGTGGGTGCGGGTAGAGTTGGAAGCACTTTAGCCCAACGCATTGCCCAGAAAAATCTGGCTGATGTGGTATTGTTGGATATTGTGGACGGAATGCCTCAAGGTTTGGCGTTAGATTTGCTGGAAGCGCGGGGAATTGAGTCCCATAATCGGCAAATTAGCGGGACTATTAATTATGCAGATACGGCTAATTCAAATATTGTGGTGATTACGGCAGGTTTTCCCCGCAAACCAGGTATGAGTCGGGATGATTTGCTGAAAGTCAATGCCAAAATTGTGGTAAATGCGGCTAAAAATGCTATCGCTCATTCTCCCAATGCTATTTTTATAGTAGTCACAAATCCTTTGGATGTGATGACTTATTTAACTTGGCAAACTACGGGTTTACCAAAAAGTCGAGTTATGGGTATGGCTGGGGTTTTAGATTCTGCTAGATTTGCAACTTTTGTGGCTTTAGAATTAGGAGTTTTACCCGCAGATGTGAAAGCAATGGTATTAGGAAGTCATGGAGATTTAATGGTTCCTTTATCTCGCTATGCCACAGTAAATGGGATTCCCATTACAGAATTATTAAGTCAAGAAACCATTGATAATTTAGTCGCTAGAACTCGCAATAGTGGAGCAGAAATTGTGGAGTTAATGCAAACTGGGGGGGCATTTTTTGCGCCGGCTTCAGCAACTTGTATGATGGTGCAGTCAATATTATTAAATGAATCGCGGTTGTTACCAATGGCGGCTTATGTGCAAGGGGAATATGGTTTAAATGATGTGGTAATTGGTGTTCCTTGTTTCTTAGGCAATGAGGGCATTAGAAAAATTGTGGAAGTGAATATTAATGATCAAGAAAGAGCAGCTTTGCAGACTTCGGCGGAGTCGGTGAGGGGAAATATTACTAGGGCGTTGGAGATTTTGGAGACTTCCAAATAA
- a CDS encoding translation initiation factor, producing MVNEFLQKAKDFFVGLGDKREEEDTRPPRENPYSDPANQGNFGNVRPASEDPYGDPADQGNFGNVRPASEDPYGDPADQGNFGNVRPASEDPYGDPADEEN from the coding sequence ATGGTTAACGAATTTTTGCAAAAAGCGAAAGATTTTTTCGTAGGGTTGGGCGATAAACGAGAAGAAGAAGATACACGTCCACCTCGTGAAAATCCCTACAGCGACCCCGCAAACCAAGGCAACTTTGGCAATGTCCGTCCCGCTAGTGAAGACCCCTATGGCGACCCCGCCGACCAAGGCAACTTTGGCAATGTTCGCCCCGCTAGTGAAGACCCCTATGGCGACCCCGCCGACCAAGGCAATTTTGGTAATGTTCGTCCCGCTAGTGAAGACCCCTATGGCGACCCCGCTGACGAGGAAAATTAA
- a CDS encoding NAD(P)H-quinone oxidoreductase subunit O, producing MAVKKGNMVRAIREKLENSLEAKASDSRFPSYLFETQGEIVDIKGDYALVKFGQVPTPNIWLKLEQLEEFV from the coding sequence ATGGCTGTTAAAAAAGGAAATATGGTGCGGGCTATTCGGGAGAAGTTGGAAAATAGTTTAGAAGCTAAAGCTAGTGATTCCCGCTTTCCTAGTTATTTGTTTGAAACTCAAGGGGAAATTGTGGATATCAAGGGTGATTATGCTTTGGTCAAGTTTGGACAAGTGCCAACGCCAAATATTTGGTTAAAGTTAGAACAGTTAGAAGAGTTTGTTTAA